From Gloeocapsa sp. DLM2.Bin57, one genomic window encodes:
- a CDS encoding Uma2 family endonuclease, with protein sequence KTQKYLPSYQEIELARQQAELQSQQERLARQQAEQTIIQAIPRLQALGLTKEQIAMTLNLSVAQINNYLNK encoded by the coding sequence AAAACTCAAAAATATCTCCCTAGTTATCAAGAAATAGAATTAGCTCGTCAACAAGCCGAGTTGCAATCTCAACAAGAAAGATTAGCTCGTCAACAAGCCGAACAAACTATTATCCAAGCTATACCACGTTTACAAGCTTTAGGATTAACGAAAGAGCAAATAGCGATGACTCTTAACCTTTCTGTTGCACAAATCAATAATTACCTTAACAAGTAA